One window of Saimiri boliviensis isolate mSaiBol1 chromosome 4, mSaiBol1.pri, whole genome shotgun sequence genomic DNA carries:
- the LOC101034786 gene encoding high mobility group protein B3 — protein MAKCDPKKPKGKMSAYAFFVQTCREEHKKKNPEVPVNFAEFSKKCSERWKTMFGKEKSKFDEMAKADKVRYDREMKDYGPAKGGKKKKDPNASKRPPSGFFLFCSEFRPKIKSTNPGISIGDVAKKLGEMWNNLNDSEKQPYITKAAKLKEKYEKDVADYKSKGKFDGAKGPAKVARKKVEEEDEEDEEEEGGGGGGG, from the coding sequence ATGGCTAAATGTGACCCCAAGAAACCAAAGGGCAAGATGTCTGCTTATGCCTTCTTTGTGCAGACGTGCAGAGAAGAACATAAGAAGAAAAACCCAGAGGTCCCTGTTAATTTTGCAGAATTTTCCAAGAAATGCTCTGAGAGGTGGAAGACAATGTTCGGGAAAGAGAAATCTAAATTTGATGAAATGGCAAAGGCGGATAAAGTGCGCTATGATCGCGAAATGAAGGATTATGGACCAGCTAAGGGAGGCAAGAAGAAGAAGGATCCTAATGCCTCCAAAAGGCCACCGTCTGGCTTCTTCCTATTCTGCTCAGAATTCCGCCCCAAGATCAAATCCACAAACCCTGGCATCTCTATTGGAGACGTGGCAAAAAAGCTGGGTGAGATGTGGAATAACCTAAATGACAGCGAAAAGCAGCCTTACATCACTAAGGCGGCAAAGCTGAAGGAGAAGTATGAGAAGGATGTTGCTGACTATAAGTCGAAAGGAAAGTTTGATGGTGCAAAGGGTCCCGCTAAAGTTGCCCGGaaaaaagtggaagaggaagatgaagaagatgaggaggaagagggaggaggaggaggaggagga